The genomic stretch CCTTTCCGCTCGAGCTTGCGGAGCGCGTTTTCCTCGATGTCCTGCGTCTCGGCCGCAAAGCCCACGACCACCCGCGGGCGCTTCACGTGATGGCCCACGGTCTTCAGGATGTCCGGATTCTCCGTCAGGATCAGTGGGGCAGGGGCATCTCCTGCCTGCTTCTTGATCTTCTGATCGGAGGAGGTGGCAACGCGCCAGTCCGCAACGGCCGCAACCATCACCGCGATGTCGACGGGCAGCCGCGACAGCACGGCACTATGCATCTCTTCCGCACGCTCGACATGAATCGTCTTCACGCCGGCAGGATCCGGAATTGTGACCGGCCCCGAGACGAGGGTGACGTCGGCCCCAAGACGGGCGAGAGCCGCCGCTATGGCATGGCCCTGGCGGCCCGACGAGCGGTTGGCAATGTAACGGACGGGATCAATGGGCTCATGAGTCGGTCCGGAGGTGACAAGCGCTGTCCGGCCTTCCAGCGGTCGATCACCGCCGCGAAGTAGGGCTGCGGCCGTCTCGGCGATCTCGACGGGTTCGGCCATCCGGCCGAGGCCTGCCTCGCCGGACTCGGCCATCTCGCCGCGCATCGGGCCGACGAAGCATATTCCGTCGGCGCGCAGCATGTCGACATTCCGCTGCGTTGCGGGTGCCGACCACATCTTCGGGTTCATGGCGGGCGCTGCCAGCACCGGCTTGTCGGTAGCGAGCAGAACTGTGCTGGCAAGGTCGTTGGCGAGGCCATGCGCCATCTTTGCCAGAAGATCGGCGCTCGCAGGCGCAACCAGCACCAGATCGCAGTCGCGGGCGAGCCGGATGTGGCCGACATCCTGCTCGTCCTCGCGTGAAAACAGGTCGCTATAGACATGCGAGGCCGAAAGTGCCCCGACCGCGAGCGGCGTCACGAATTCCTGCGCGGCGGCCGTCATCACCGGCCGTACGTCCGCGCCGCGTTCCCTGAGCCGGCGGATCAGGTCGAGGCTCTTGTAGGCGGCGATGCCGCCCGTGATGATCAGAAGAATACGCTTGCCGCCAAGTTCCATGAAGAGACCCGCCATGAGAATGCGGCGGAAGCTAAGCGTTTACCCCAGAAGTTGCAACTTGGGGCAAGCCGGACGGAACAGGGAAGGCTTGGCCAGCGTTTTGGGGAAAAGGAGAAAGCCATGGCCAGGAAGAATGCCATTCCGAAGAAGGTGGCGGGTTTCAAGGTCCCGAAGACGATCCGCAAATCGAAGCCGTTAAAGGCCCTGCTGGCCAGCAAGACCGGGCGTGACATCCTCGGCAAGGCGCTGGTAGCCGGGGCAGCAGCTGCTGCCGCGGTCCTGGCGGAGGAACGCGAGGAAGTTGCCACTGCCGGGAAGAAGGGGATGCGAAAGGGTGCGCGAACGATCGGGATCGCCGGAGACGCACTTCAAAGCGCTGCTCATGCGGCCATTGGGGTCGTGACGGAGTCGGCGCGCGCGCATCTGCCGGACCAGAAGGAGGGCAGCAGCGGAAGGGACGAGCGCCCTTTCGGCAGCAGCGCTCGCCATTGACCCCCCGGCGAGACAAGGCGCAATCTGCGGGGGCTGCCAAGCCGGGGCCCGTCAGGCGTCTTGCGAATCGGCGGTTTGGAAAATCCGCAGCCGGAAGAATAGGAACAGCGGCCGTCCTGGCAGCGCTCGGGGCCCTCGTCCGAAATCACCCGCTGATTGCGATGGAGATGGCCGCCGCCGGCTTGAAGAAGGCAGGCAAGGTTGGCGTCACGGAATTCAAGGATCTGCTATCCCCTGTGGAGGAAGGCTCTACTCGCCAAGGGGATGCTCCGGGTCGTCCAGTCTAGGCAGCAGCTAGTCTGCAGCTTCTGCCGTTGTCGTTGCTTGCTTCGTCAGCTTGAACTCGGCCATCTCTTGGGGCGTCAGATAGTAGAGCCTGTCCGGCGGGGTCTCCAGCGCGTTGAGCCAGAGACCGGCGCCGATCCCCATCTCTTCCAGATGCCGGACAATCATCGCCGTGGTGTTCTGGGCGCCGGACATCGCCTCTTCTGCCGTCGGCCGGGCTTGCCCTCCGTTAAAGACCTGATGGACGCCGACGACGGCATCGGCTTCCGCCTCGCGCACCACGCCTCCGGCAAAAACCAGAGGACAGGAGGACGCGCAGAGCGCCTTGGCTTCCACCCTGGTGTTCAGCCCTCGCTCCCGAATGAGGCGCGAGATCTCCAGCGCGTCGTCGACCGAACCACCCGGCGAGTTCAGCGTAACGGATTTCACGTATTCGCCGCGAGCCGCGATCTCCTCTGCGAAACGCGCCGCGGCGCCGACATCAATGGAACCTTCTGCCTTCAGTTCTCCGCCCGCGGCGAGTTCGAACCGGATTGGTTGGCGGAGGACCTCCGGAGGGCTGGCCGGCTGTACCGGCGGCCCTTGCGGCACACCGTCCGTCAGCGCGGGCGGCAGGACCGGCGCATCCGTCCGCAATGGGTCATGACCGGGAAGCGAGGCATTCGCCAGGCTCAACTCGCGCATATCGATGACGACGAAGGCGGCCGAAGCGAGCAACAAGCCGAAGAACGCATAACGCATCAGCGTGCCATCGTCGGTCCGCAGAAAAAGGTCCTTGAGCCGGGAGGCAAGGCGGGATGGCCTCATGCCTGCGGGCCCTTTCGCGGCAGTTTCGGCGGCATGTCGAGATTGGTGATGTTGGTCGGATGATCGGAGTCAGAATCGTGCGTCTCCGCCTGCCGGATAGCGTCTTCGGGATCAAGCCCGCTCCTCTCCACCGCCCGCCGCACCTCAAGTGCCTCGAGAAGCTCCGCGGCCGTGATCCGATGCGCAAAGGGCAGCCGCTCGTCCTGCCTGCGTATGACGCGATGGACGACAGCCAGCATGAAGACCAGCACGGCAGGCAGAAGGTCGATCGAGATCGCGCCGGCCCAGGCGGGAATGAAATCGTCCGCATAGCGCAGGACCGCCTCGGCGGAAGAGAGCGGCACGAACCGGCGTTCGGCAACCGGTTCCCGGGCAAGGATGTCGTCCGCCGCCTGCGATAGGACCGTCGATTGGGCCGCGACCGACGCCCGGATGGTCGCCATGACCTGATCCTGCCGGTTGGCGAGATCCGCAGCCCGGCCATCCGCGACCGGGGCGATGAAGCCGAGCGAGAGATC from Pseudorhizobium banfieldiae encodes the following:
- the coaBC gene encoding bifunctional phosphopantothenoylcysteine decarboxylase/phosphopantothenate--cysteine ligase CoaBC; this translates as MELGGKRILLIITGGIAAYKSLDLIRRLRERGADVRPVMTAAAQEFVTPLAVGALSASHVYSDLFSREDEQDVGHIRLARDCDLVLVAPASADLLAKMAHGLANDLASTVLLATDKPVLAAPAMNPKMWSAPATQRNVDMLRADGICFVGPMRGEMAESGEAGLGRMAEPVEIAETAAALLRGGDRPLEGRTALVTSGPTHEPIDPVRYIANRSSGRQGHAIAAALARLGADVTLVSGPVTIPDPAGVKTIHVERAEEMHSAVLSRLPVDIAVMVAAVADWRVATSSDQKIKKQAGDAPAPLILTENPDILKTVGHHVKRPRVVVGFAAETQDIEENALRKLERKGADLIVANDVSPETGIMGGSRNRVKVLSPTGVEAWPDLTKDEVADRLARLIAERLAER